From a single Ananas comosus cultivar F153 unplaced genomic scaffold, ASM154086v1, whole genome shotgun sequence genomic region:
- the LOC109705567 gene encoding uncharacterized protein LOC109705567 isoform X1, giving the protein MEKGEPAFKPEWLKSSNGSTSSNASSNHLTGTSSHSNEHGAGISSRNRLPAAVGDRDRGLLSSARRSSSLNGKSRAYSSFGRSNRDREREKDLDLLDRESRSVLLDNGYNDRFDSLIASRSEKDSLRRSRSMVSGRPVDTWTKTVGTNSKNDVPSRGTMSNASFEKDFPSLGAEEKNGRLDVGRVSSPGISTPLQSIPLSVTAISGINSWNSVLAEVPKMVGSNGPQSAPTNQVPSTPSSSMGLNMAETVAQAPSRSRNAPQLSVETQRIEELTIRQCKQLIPVTPSTTKSLVGSLPFPS; this is encoded by the exons ATGGAGAAAGGCGAGCCCGCATTCAAGCCAGAGTGGTTGAAATCGTCCAACGGAAGCACGAGCAGCAATGCCTCTTCGAACCACCTCACCGGCACTTCTTCCCATTCGA ATGAACACGGTGCAGGGATTTCCTCTCGAAACAGACTGCCCGCTGCCGTGGGCGACCGCGACAGGGGTTTGTTATCCTCCGCCAGACGGAGTTCAAGCTTGAATGGGAAATCTAGGGCTTACAGTAGTTTTGGTAGGAGCAACCGCGATAGAGAGCGGGAAAAGGATCTTGATTTGCTTGACAGAGAGAGTAGATCGGTTCTTCTCGACAATGGTTACAATGACCGTTTCGATTCGTTAATAGCGAGTAGGTCGGAAAAGGATAGTTTGAGGCGGTCGCGCTCCATGGTGTCGGGGAGGCCGGTAGACACGTGGACAAAAACAGTAGGAACTAACTCAAAAAATGATGTTCCTTCCAGGGGGACTATGAGTAATGCCTCCTTTGAAAAAGACTTTCCATCCCTTGGTGCCGAAGAGAAGAATGGACGGCTAGATGTGGGTAGGGTTTCATCTCCAGGTATTAGCACCCCACTTCAAAGCATTCCGTTAAGTGTCACAGCCATATCTGGAATTAATAGCTGGAATTCTGTGTTGGCTGAAGTGCCTAAGATGGTCGGATCAAACGGACCCCAATCTGCACCTACTAATCAAGTTCCTTCGACCCCAAGCTCTTCGATGGGCCTAAATATGGCTGAAACAGTAGCACAGGCTCCATCACGATCTCGTAATGCACCTCAG TTATCAGTTGAGACACAGAGGATTGAAGAACTAACCATTAGACAATGCAAGCAGCTAATACCAGTGACGCCTTCAACAACTAAAAGTTTGGTAGGTTCCTTACCTTTTCCAAGTTAA
- the LOC109705567 gene encoding uncharacterized protein LOC109705567 isoform X2 — protein MEKGEPAFKPEWLKSSNGSTSSNASSNHLTGTSSHSNEHGAGISSRNRLPAAVGDRDRGLLSSARRSSSLNGKSRAYSSFGRSNRDREREKDLDLLDRESRSVLLDNGYNDRFDSLIASRSEKDSLRRSRSMVSGRPVDTWTKTVGTNSKNDVPSRGTMSNASFEKDFPSLGAEEKNGRLDVGRVSSPVPKMVGSNGPQSAPTNQVPSTPSSSMGLNMAETVAQAPSRSRNAPQLSVETQRIEELTIRQCKQLIPVTPSTTKSLVGSLPFPS, from the exons ATGGAGAAAGGCGAGCCCGCATTCAAGCCAGAGTGGTTGAAATCGTCCAACGGAAGCACGAGCAGCAATGCCTCTTCGAACCACCTCACCGGCACTTCTTCCCATTCGA ATGAACACGGTGCAGGGATTTCCTCTCGAAACAGACTGCCCGCTGCCGTGGGCGACCGCGACAGGGGTTTGTTATCCTCCGCCAGACGGAGTTCAAGCTTGAATGGGAAATCTAGGGCTTACAGTAGTTTTGGTAGGAGCAACCGCGATAGAGAGCGGGAAAAGGATCTTGATTTGCTTGACAGAGAGAGTAGATCGGTTCTTCTCGACAATGGTTACAATGACCGTTTCGATTCGTTAATAGCGAGTAGGTCGGAAAAGGATAGTTTGAGGCGGTCGCGCTCCATGGTGTCGGGGAGGCCGGTAGACACGTGGACAAAAACAGTAGGAACTAACTCAAAAAATGATGTTCCTTCCAGGGGGACTATGAGTAATGCCTCCTTTGAAAAAGACTTTCCATCCCTTGGTGCCGAAGAGAAGAATGGACGGCTAGATGTGGGTAGGGTTTCATCTCCAG TGCCTAAGATGGTCGGATCAAACGGACCCCAATCTGCACCTACTAATCAAGTTCCTTCGACCCCAAGCTCTTCGATGGGCCTAAATATGGCTGAAACAGTAGCACAGGCTCCATCACGATCTCGTAATGCACCTCAG TTATCAGTTGAGACACAGAGGATTGAAGAACTAACCATTAGACAATGCAAGCAGCTAATACCAGTGACGCCTTCAACAACTAAAAGTTTGGTAGGTTCCTTACCTTTTCCAAGTTAA
- the LOC109705563 gene encoding actin-related protein 2/3 complex subunit 4 isoform X2, translating into MANTLRLYLTCIRNTLEAAMCLQNFPCQEVERHNKPEVELKTSPELLLNPVLICRNEAEKCLIETSINSIRISMKVKQADELENILAKKFLRFLSMRAEAFQVLRRKPVQGYDISFLITNYHCEDMHKHKLIDFIVQFMEDIDKEISELKLSVNTRGRLVATEFLKQFI; encoded by the exons ATG GCTAATACTCTACGATTGTATCTAACATGCATTCGGAACACTCTGGAGGCTGCAATGTGCCTACAG AATTTCCCTTGTCAAGAAGTAGAAAGGCATAACAAGCCAGAGGTTGAACTTAA GACAAGTCCAGAACTTCTACTAAATCCa GTTTTGATATGTCGAAATGAGGCCGAGAAGTGCTTGATAGAAACTTCAATTAACTCTATCCGTATAAGCATGAAG GTAAAACAGGCAGATGAGCTTGAAAACATACTCGCAAAAAAATTTCTTAGATTTTTATCAATGAGGGCGGAGGCATTCCAAGTTCTGAGGAGGAAACCAGTACAG GGCTATGACATAAGTTTCCTAATAACAAACTACCATTGTGAGGACATGCACAAGCACAAGCTTATAGATTTTATCGTGCAATTTATGGAG GACATTGACAAGGAGATCAGCGAGTTGAAACTATCAGTAAACACGCGAGGCCGTCTAGTGGCGACAGAATTTCTGAAGCAGTTTATTTGA
- the LOC109705563 gene encoding actin-related protein 2/3 complex subunit 4 isoform X1, with product MQANTLRLYLTCIRNTLEAAMCLQNFPCQEVERHNKPEVELKTSPELLLNPVLICRNEAEKCLIETSINSIRISMKVKQADELENILAKKFLRFLSMRAEAFQVLRRKPVQGYDISFLITNYHCEDMHKHKLIDFIVQFMEDIDKEISELKLSVNTRGRLVATEFLKQFI from the exons ATG CAGGCTAATACTCTACGATTGTATCTAACATGCATTCGGAACACTCTGGAGGCTGCAATGTGCCTACAG AATTTCCCTTGTCAAGAAGTAGAAAGGCATAACAAGCCAGAGGTTGAACTTAA GACAAGTCCAGAACTTCTACTAAATCCa GTTTTGATATGTCGAAATGAGGCCGAGAAGTGCTTGATAGAAACTTCAATTAACTCTATCCGTATAAGCATGAAG GTAAAACAGGCAGATGAGCTTGAAAACATACTCGCAAAAAAATTTCTTAGATTTTTATCAATGAGGGCGGAGGCATTCCAAGTTCTGAGGAGGAAACCAGTACAG GGCTATGACATAAGTTTCCTAATAACAAACTACCATTGTGAGGACATGCACAAGCACAAGCTTATAGATTTTATCGTGCAATTTATGGAG GACATTGACAAGGAGATCAGCGAGTTGAAACTATCAGTAAACACGCGAGGCCGTCTAGTGGCGACAGAATTTCTGAAGCAGTTTATTTGA
- the LOC109705570 gene encoding pentatricopeptide repeat-containing protein At1g04840-like, giving the protein MEIFSNSPSSIALTRPGNCGATSPRTLLHDLAVAAAAAACFVGARPPRPHPRLLQLPSSTEADPLPPPPPPPPPPPPCLSLASSAPPAIPSPSGSLPPHRLSPSPFARRRAPRRRRDALTPPPSSAPSTRPLRPHSLATAYLSLHLPALALQLFDEPRSGTALQPLSGNVSSPPLPLGDLPPPRPLRAMPAAPLPPEHLLHALPPPPAASRRRPPVRRMPAETSFLDTRRRRILPERRQERAVCRAFEAMIASARPANATFASRPPLGLREDGGSRDRHPDSQLRQGNNFSATAPSGTCSLDMLRKCGAVTIARRSVERKCAQRDVLTWTAMIMGWAVHGHWQKALQCFEDMKCSCIEPDEGVFLAVLMACSHSGKVEKGLEIFDTMTQEYRIEPTVKHHTCMVDLFGRAGRLEEALDYIKSMPVEPDFVVWGALFTACRAHKNVEMSEFASNKLLELKPSHHGSYIFLSNMYAGAGRWEDVEKVRVSMKDRGVEKAPGWSCIELEGKAHNFVAGDRSHPRSKDIYCKLEELEVKAREKGYEPNTEWVLHNIEEEDKGDSLGCHSEKLALALGLLSAPKGEVVIRIVKNLRVCGDCHSLMKFASELYGREIVLRDLKRFHHFQDGQCSCGDYW; this is encoded by the exons ATGGAAATATTTAGTAATTCCCCTTCCTCCATTGCTTTG ACGAGGCCGGGCAACTGCGGCGCAACGAGTCCGCGCACTCTGCTTCATGAtctcgccgtcgccgccgccgccgccgcgtgtTTCGTGGGAGCGCGACCTCCTCGGCCTCATCCGCGCCTGCTCCAGCTCCCCTCCTCTACTGAAGCAGATCCActcccacctcctccgccgccacctcctccgccgccaccctGCCTCTCCCTCGCCTCCTCCGCTCCTCCCGCCATTCCCTCTCCCTCCGGCTCTCTCCCCCCACACcgcctctctccttctcccttcgctcgccgccgcgctccgcgCCGCCGGCGCGACGCCCTcacgccgccgccctcctccGCGCCCTCGACTCGACCCCTTCGTCCGCACTCGCTCGCCACAGCCTACCTCTCCCTCCACCTCCCCGCGCTCGCCCTCCAGCTGTTCGACGAACCCCGCTCTGGCACCGCGCTCCAACCCCTCTCTGGAAACGTCTCCTCTCCGCCTCTCCCACTCGGCGAcctcccgccgccgcgcccTCTTCGCGCCATGCCTGCCGCACCTCTGCCTCCTGAACACCTCCTCCACGCCCTGCCTCCACCACCGGCCGCGTCGCGCCGCCGCCCACCTGTTCGACGAATGCCCGCAGAAACGTCGTTCCTGGACACACGCCGTCGCCGGATACTCCCGGAACGGCGACAAGAGCGCGCCGTGTGCCGCGCCTTCGAGGCCATGATCGCCTCGGCGCGTCCGGCGAACGCGACGTTCGCCTCGCGGCCGCCTCTCGGCCTGCGCGAGGATGGGGGCTCTCGAGATCGGCATCCGGATTCACAACTACGTCAGGGTAATAACTTCAGCGCGACGGCGCCGTCCGGGACTTGCTCTCTCGACATGCTACGCAAGTGCGGGGCCGTGACGATTGCGAGGAGGAGTGTCGAGCGGAAATGTGCCCAGCGAGATGTTCTCACCTGGACCGCGATGATAATGGGGTGGGCGGTGCACGGACATTGGCAGAAGGCTCTTCAGTGCTTCGAGGACATGAAGTGCTCTTGCATCGAGCCGGACGAAGGGGTCTTCTTGGCCGTATTGATGGCGTGCTCGCATTCGGGCAAGGTCGAAAAGGGGCTCGAGATTTTCGATACCATGACACAGGAGTACAGGATCGAGCCAACCGTGAAGCACCACACTTGCATGGTGGACTTGTTCGGACGGGCGGGGCGGCTCGAGGAAGCTCTTGATTATATCAAATCGATGCCCGTCGAACCCGACTTTGTGGTATGGGGTGCGCTCTTCACGGCCTGTCGAGCCCACAAAAATGTAGAGATGTCCGAGTTTGCCTCAAACAAGCTTCTCGAACTGAAGCCAAGCCATCACGGTAGCTACATTTTCCTGTCCAACATGTATGCGGGGGCTGGGAGATGGGAGGATGTTGAGAAGGTGAGGGTTAGTATGAAGGACCGGGGCGTCGAGAAGGCGCCTGGGTGGAGTTGCATAGAGTTAGAGGGAAAGGCCCACAATTTCGTGGCGGGCGACCGATCTCACCCTCGTAGCAAAGACATATATTGCAAGCTCGAGGAGCTCGAGGTTAAGGCAAGAGAGAAGGGATACGAGCCGAATACGGAGTGGGTGCTTCATAACATCGAGGAAGAGGATAAGGGGGATTCTTTGGGATGCCACAGCGAGAAGCTCGCACTTGCTCTCGGGCTTCTGAGCGCTCCGAAGGGAGAAGTCGTCATCAGAATAGTGAAGAACCTCAGAGTTTGCGGGGATTGCCATTCTCTGATGAAGTTCGCGAGCGAATTGTATGGGAGGGAGATTGTGTTGAGAGACCTCAAGCGGTTTCATCATTTTCAGGATGGCCAGTGTTCTTGTGGCGATTATTGGTAA